CGAGTCTGCGTACACCCAGCTGCCGGTCAGCACCATGGGCGACGTCGTCACGCGCTACCACATCAGCCTCGATGTGGCGGACAAGCCGGGCGTCCTCGCCCAGGTGGCGACGACGTTCGCGGAGCACGGTGTCTCCATCGACACCGTTCGGCAACAGGGCAAGGACGGCGAGGCCTCCCTCGTCGTCGTCACTCACCGCGCGCACGACGCCGCCCTCACCGGGACCGTCGAGGCGCTGCGGAAGCTGGACACCGTGCGCGGTGTCGCCAGCATCATGCGTGTTGAAGGGGAGTAAGGACCCATGAGCAGCAATCGCACCCATCAGTGGCGCGGCATCATCGAGGAGTACCGGGACCGCCTGCCGGTCACGGCCACGACTCCGGTGGTCACGCTCCGTGAGGGCGGTACTCCCCTCGTCCCGGCCCAGTTGCTCTCCGAGCGCACGGGCTGTGAGGTCCACCTGAAGGTCGAGGGTGCCAACCCCACCGGGTCCTTCAAGGACCGCGGCATGACGATGGCGATCACCCGGGCCAAGGAGGAGGGCGCCAAGGCCGTCATCTGCGCCTCCACCGGCAACACCTCGGCCTCGGCCGCGGCCTACGCGGTCCGCGCCGGCATGGTCTGCGCCGTCCTCGTGCCGCGCGGCAAGATCGCGCTCGGCAAGATGGGCCAGGCCCTCGTACACGGCGCCAAGATCCTTCAGGTCGACGGCAACTTCGACGACTGCCTGGACCTGGCCCGCGCGCTGTCCGACAACTACCCGGTGGCGCTGGTCAATTCCGTCAATCCGGTGCGCATCGAGGGTCAGAAGACGGCCGCGTTCGAGATCGTCGACGCGCTCGGCGACGCCCCCGACATCCACGTGCTGCCCGTCGGCAACGCCGGCAACATCACCGCGTACTGGAAGGGCTTCAAGGAGTACAAGGCCGACGGCCTGTCCTCCCGTACGCCCCGCGTGTGGGGCTTCCAGGCCTCCGGTTCCGCGCCCATCGTGCGCGGCGAGGTCGTCAAGGAGCCGCACACCATCGCCACCGCGATCCGGATCGGCAACCCGGCCTCCTGGGACTACGCCCTTCAGGCCCGGGACGAGTCGGGCGGTTTCATCGACGAGGTGACGGACCGCCAAATCCTCGCGGCCTACCGCCTGTTGGCCGCCCAGGAGGGTGTCTTCGTCGAGCCCGCCTCGGCCGCCTCGGTGGCCGGCCTGCTCAAGGCCGTCGATCTCGGCCTGGTCGACCCCGGCCAGAAGATCGTCTGCACGGTCACCGGCAACGGTCTGAAGGACCCCGACTGGGCCGTCGCCGGCGCCCCGCAGCCCATCACCATTCCGGTGGACGCCGAGGCCGCGGCCGCCCGCCTCGGTCTGATCTGACCCCGGGGTCCGACCCCGGTCGGATCCCTCGCCGAGTCGCCGGATTCCGGAAGTCCCCGGAATCCGGCAACTCGGTCCGTACGGCACAAAAGACAACGGAATTCAGCGGAAGAACACGACACGCATCGTGCGCCTCCTGTGCGCCCTATGTCGCGAGAGAACCTTCCTTCGATACGCTGTACTCACATCCGCCACCGCGCATATGACTCGGTGCTGCCCCAAGGGCCTTCGGGTGTCGTACGTTCTCCAGTACATTCGCAGCGAAGATCCCGCCCAGCACCAGATCTCGCACAGTCACAAGGAGTGTCATCGACCGATGGCAGGTCCAGCGTTCCGCGCCGCCGCCGTACGAGTGCGCGTCCCCGCCAGCAGCGCCAACCTCGGCCCGGGCTTCGACGCCCTCGGTCTGGCCCTGGGGCTCTACGACGACGTGGTCGTCCGGGTCGCCGACTCCGGCCTGAACATCGACATCGCGGGTGAGGGCGCCGACACCCTCCCGCGCGACGAGAGCCACCTCCTCGTGCGTTCCATGCGCACCGCCTTCGACCTGCTGGGCGGACAGCCGCGCGGCCTGGAGGTCGTCTGTGCCAACCGGATCCCGCACGGTCGTGGCCTGGGCTCCTCCTCCGCCGCGATCTGCGCCGGCATCGTCGCCGCCCGCGCGGTGACCATAGGCGGGGAGGCGAAGCTCGACGACGCCGCGCTGCTGGAACTCGCCACCGAGATCGAGGGTCACCCCGACAACGTCGCCGCCTGTCTCCTCGGCGGCTTCACCCTTGCCTGGATGGACGGCGGCAGCGCCAAGGCCATCCGTATGGAGCCCGCGGATTCCATCGTTCCGGTGGTCTTCGTGCCGTCCAAGCCGGTCCTGACCGAGACCGCGCGCGGCCTGCTGCCGCGCACCGTCCCGCACGTGGACGCGGCCGTCAACGCGGGTCGTGCGGGCCTGCTCGTGGAAGCCCTGACCAGGCGTCCCGAGCTGCTGCTGCCCGCCACCGAGGACCGGTTGCACCAGGAATACCGGTCCCCGGCGATGCCCGAGAGCGTGGCACTCGTGGGCCGACTGCGGGCGGACGGAATTCCCGCGGTCATCTCCGGCGCGGGCCCCACGGTCCTCGCGCTGGTCGACAACGGTGCGGCCGACAAGGTCGCGCGGCTCGCGGGCGAGGGGTGGGCCGCGAACCGGCTCGCCCTCGACGCCGCGGGCGCGAGCGTACTTCCGCTGGGCACGCAGGGCGGCTGAGCCTTTCCCGAATGGCCGCGGCCGAAAAGGCGCGGCCGAAAAGGGGAAGGCCGGCCAGTGACCAGGGCGGGCGGCCGGGCAGGCCGCTCGCGCGGAAGGGCGTTACAGCCGGTGATTGAGAGGGGGAATGTCTGTTGGATCCGGTAGTGTTAGTCTCAAGTGCGCATCCGAAGCCGCCATGGCTCGGTGCTCAGTGTCCCCATTCGGGACCACCTTTCTTCCGGGAGCCTCCCCGACTGCTTTGATCGCCACCAGCAGTTTCGAGCACGCTCCGGAATCGGCGTGACATTCCCACGCTTTCAGCTCGGGGGCTTCTCGCCGGAACCACCCACGCACGTTTCTCTCCGCCGTATCCCTATCGGCGGACCACCGCCCCGGCCGCGGTCCATGACCCATCAAGTCGTGGTCCGTTGTCGGACAGCACAACCGGTCGCCGAGCCAGACAGGCCGACGTCCGCTCCAGGGAAGGACCCTTCGTGAGCGACACCACCGATCTGATGGGCGCTGCCGACACCAACGTCGACACCAGTGCCCCCGCCGCGGGCGCCGCGCCCAAGCGTCGCCGCTCCGGCACCGGCCTCGACGGCATGG
This region of Streptomyces sp. NBC_00513 genomic DNA includes:
- the thrB gene encoding homoserine kinase, which gives rise to MAGPAFRAAAVRVRVPASSANLGPGFDALGLALGLYDDVVVRVADSGLNIDIAGEGADTLPRDESHLLVRSMRTAFDLLGGQPRGLEVVCANRIPHGRGLGSSSAAICAGIVAARAVTIGGEAKLDDAALLELATEIEGHPDNVAACLLGGFTLAWMDGGSAKAIRMEPADSIVPVVFVPSKPVLTETARGLLPRTVPHVDAAVNAGRAGLLVEALTRRPELLLPATEDRLHQEYRSPAMPESVALVGRLRADGIPAVISGAGPTVLALVDNGAADKVARLAGEGWAANRLALDAAGASVLPLGTQGG
- the thrC gene encoding threonine synthase, yielding MSSNRTHQWRGIIEEYRDRLPVTATTPVVTLREGGTPLVPAQLLSERTGCEVHLKVEGANPTGSFKDRGMTMAITRAKEEGAKAVICASTGNTSASAAAYAVRAGMVCAVLVPRGKIALGKMGQALVHGAKILQVDGNFDDCLDLARALSDNYPVALVNSVNPVRIEGQKTAAFEIVDALGDAPDIHVLPVGNAGNITAYWKGFKEYKADGLSSRTPRVWGFQASGSAPIVRGEVVKEPHTIATAIRIGNPASWDYALQARDESGGFIDEVTDRQILAAYRLLAAQEGVFVEPASAASVAGLLKAVDLGLVDPGQKIVCTVTGNGLKDPDWAVAGAPQPITIPVDAEAAAARLGLI